In Penaeus monodon isolate SGIC_2016 chromosome 41, NSTDA_Pmon_1, whole genome shotgun sequence, a single genomic region encodes these proteins:
- the LOC119598205 gene encoding dCTP pyrophosphatase 1-like codes for MAQSDPEDREFKFSSNLSLEEIRSDQHNFCKERNWAQFHPPRNVLLALVGEVGELSELFQWRGEVTRGLPDFTAHEKTRVGEELSDILIYLVDLAEQCEIDLPRAVKEKMVKNAEKYPVERVLGRSDKYNDYPEYLLQEAPAGEEPQPEREEGDGSE; via the exons ATGGCCCAAAGCGATCCTGAGGACAGAGAGTTCAA ATTCAGCTCAAACCTTAGCCTGGAGGAGATACGTTCCGACCAGCACAACTTCTGTAAAGAGCGTAACTGGGCACAATTCCACCCTCCACGGAACGTCTTGCTGGCGCTGGTAGGAGAAGTGGGCGAACTCTCGGAGCTGTTCCAGTGGCGTGGAGAG GTGACAAGAGGACTGCCAGACTTTACGGCGCATGAGAAAACCCGCGTAGGCGAAGAGCTGAGTGACATTCTGATATACTTGGTGGATTTGGCAGAACAGTGCGAGATTGATCTGCCTCGTGCTGTGAAGGAGAAGATGGTTAAGAATGCAGAGAAGTACCCAGTGGAGAGGGTATTGGGTCGGAGTGATAAGTATAATGATTACCCTGAGTACCTTCTCCAGGAGGCTCCAGCGGGTGAGGAACCGCAGCcagaaagggaggagggcgaTGGCAGCGAATGA